A genomic region of Scyliorhinus canicula chromosome 4, sScyCan1.1, whole genome shotgun sequence contains the following coding sequences:
- the dph2 gene encoding 2-(3-amino-3-carboxypropyl)histidine synthase subunit 2 isoform X1: protein MTATFSDDGSKAIQRSTYILENTCRTNFSETDVVYEIEKTCSFITDHGFKKVALQFPDELLIDASAIISKLEKNTTAKLFILGDTSYGSCCVDEVAAEHLGADSIVHYGRACLSPSRRLPVMYVFGQKPVDVHQCAASFRTLYPVKCAHVIILSDVIYSHVLEELQQLLHPEYENLVVSVICSGKNEATDPCRTDGFLGGGDVDSCSTFGSCSHARNHQVISRFGRHFTIRANSDVKDYSVFYIGQESLTLTNFMMTWNQCSFCSFDPVKGVGRRETLNVNRALMKRYYMIERAKDAQVVGILVGTLGVADYLSTIGHLKSIVKQAGKKSYTFVMGKLNAAKLANFMEVDIYVLVACPENSLLDSSEFYRPVITPFEMEVACNPAREWTGEYITDFRDLLPGACSHVEFPDETFNGEETDVSLITGALRATHLVKADWQNKESSTSLIHRNDALAISQSHSAASFLATRSWHGLEQKLGETSVSKAVEGRRGIAIAYEGEDTS, encoded by the exons ATGACTGCAACATTCAGTGATGATGGTTCTAAGGCAATTCAGCGGTCCACATACATTCTTGAAAATACCTGCAGAACCAACTTCAGCGAGACTGACGTTGTGTATGAGATTGAGAAGACCTGCAGCTTCATCACTGATCATGGCTTTAAAAAG GTGGCTCTTCAGTTTCCTGATGAACTTCTCATCGATGCCTCTGCCATTATATCAAAACTGGAGAAAAACACCACTGCCAAGCTTTTCATATTGGGTGACACATCATATGGCAG CTGCTGTGTAGACGAAGTTGCTGCTGAGCATCTTGGAGCTGACAGTATAGTACATTATGGAAGGGCATGCCTCAGTCCTTCGAGAAGACTCCCAGTGATGTATGTGTTTGGACAAAAACCAGTAGATGTGCATCAGTGTGCTGCCTCCTTCCGAACCCTGTATCCAGTCAAGTGTGCTCATGTTATAATCCTGAGTGATGTCATCTACTCGCATGTACTTG AAGAACTACAGCAACTACTTCACCCAGAGTATGAGAACCTTGTTGTTTCAGTGATCTGCAGTGGTAAAAATGAAGCAACTGATCCATGCAGGACTGATGGCTTTCTCGGTGGAGGTGATGTTGATTCCTGTTCTACCTTCGGATCCTGCAGCCATGCACGCAATCATCAAGTTATTTCTAGGTTTGGCCGGCATTTCACCATCCGTGCCAATAGTGACGTGAAAGACTACAGCGTGTTCTACATTGGACAGGAGAGCCTGACACTGACTAACTTTATGATGACGTGGAATCAGTGTTCCTTTTGCTCCTTTGATCCAGTGAAAGGGGTCGGTAGACGCGAAACCCTGAATGTTAATAGAGCTTTGATGAAGAGATACTACATGATTGAAAGAGCCAAGGATGCTCAAGTTGTAGGGATTTTAGTGGGGACTCTTGGTGTCGCTGATTATCTTTCTACTATTGGACATCTTAAATCAATTGTCAAGCAGGCTGGCAAGAAAAGCTACACCTTTGTAATGGGTAAACTGAATGCTGCCAAGCTAGCTAATTTCATGGAGGTGGATATATATGTACTTGTTGCCTGTCCAGAAAACTCACTGCTGGATTCCAGTGAGTTTTATAGGCCGGTCATAACACCATTTGAAATGGAGGTTGCTTGCAATCCAGCAAGGGAATGGACTGGAGAGTACATTACTGACTTTAGGGATCTGCTTCCAG GTGCTTGCAGCCATGTTGAATTTCCAGATGAGACTTTCAATGGTGAGGAAACCGATGTCTCTCTAATAACTGGAGCCCTCCGAGCAACACACTTGGTAAAGGCAGACTGGCAGAACAAAGAATCAAGCACATCTCTGATCCACAGGAATGACGCTTTAGCAATTTCCCAGTCACACTCGGCAG CCTCGTTCTTAGCAACTAGGAGCTGGCATGGATTGGAACAGAAACTAGGGGAGACTTCTGTGTCAAAAGCAGTGGAAGGACGGAGGGGGATTGCGATTGCCTATGAGGGAGAGGACACGAGTTGA
- the dph2 gene encoding 2-(3-amino-3-carboxypropyl)histidine synthase subunit 2 isoform X2 translates to MMVLRQFSGPHTFLKIPAEPTSARLTLCMRLRRPAASSLIMALKSCCVDEVAAEHLGADSIVHYGRACLSPSRRLPVMYVFGQKPVDVHQCAASFRTLYPVKCAHVIILSDVIYSHVLEELQQLLHPEYENLVVSVICSGKNEATDPCRTDGFLGGGDVDSCSTFGSCSHARNHQVISRFGRHFTIRANSDVKDYSVFYIGQESLTLTNFMMTWNQCSFCSFDPVKGVGRRETLNVNRALMKRYYMIERAKDAQVVGILVGTLGVADYLSTIGHLKSIVKQAGKKSYTFVMGKLNAAKLANFMEVDIYVLVACPENSLLDSSEFYRPVITPFEMEVACNPAREWTGEYITDFRDLLPGACSHVEFPDETFNGEETDVSLITGALRATHLVKADWQNKESSTSLIHRNDALAISQSHSAASFLATRSWHGLEQKLGETSVSKAVEGRRGIAIAYEGEDTS, encoded by the exons ATGATGGTTCTAAGGCAATTCAGCGGTCCACATACATTCTTGAAAATACCTGCAGAACCAACTTCAGCGAGACTGACGTTGTGTATGAGATTGAGAAGACCTGCAGCTTCATCACTGATCATGGCTTTAAAAAG CTGCTGTGTAGACGAAGTTGCTGCTGAGCATCTTGGAGCTGACAGTATAGTACATTATGGAAGGGCATGCCTCAGTCCTTCGAGAAGACTCCCAGTGATGTATGTGTTTGGACAAAAACCAGTAGATGTGCATCAGTGTGCTGCCTCCTTCCGAACCCTGTATCCAGTCAAGTGTGCTCATGTTATAATCCTGAGTGATGTCATCTACTCGCATGTACTTG AAGAACTACAGCAACTACTTCACCCAGAGTATGAGAACCTTGTTGTTTCAGTGATCTGCAGTGGTAAAAATGAAGCAACTGATCCATGCAGGACTGATGGCTTTCTCGGTGGAGGTGATGTTGATTCCTGTTCTACCTTCGGATCCTGCAGCCATGCACGCAATCATCAAGTTATTTCTAGGTTTGGCCGGCATTTCACCATCCGTGCCAATAGTGACGTGAAAGACTACAGCGTGTTCTACATTGGACAGGAGAGCCTGACACTGACTAACTTTATGATGACGTGGAATCAGTGTTCCTTTTGCTCCTTTGATCCAGTGAAAGGGGTCGGTAGACGCGAAACCCTGAATGTTAATAGAGCTTTGATGAAGAGATACTACATGATTGAAAGAGCCAAGGATGCTCAAGTTGTAGGGATTTTAGTGGGGACTCTTGGTGTCGCTGATTATCTTTCTACTATTGGACATCTTAAATCAATTGTCAAGCAGGCTGGCAAGAAAAGCTACACCTTTGTAATGGGTAAACTGAATGCTGCCAAGCTAGCTAATTTCATGGAGGTGGATATATATGTACTTGTTGCCTGTCCAGAAAACTCACTGCTGGATTCCAGTGAGTTTTATAGGCCGGTCATAACACCATTTGAAATGGAGGTTGCTTGCAATCCAGCAAGGGAATGGACTGGAGAGTACATTACTGACTTTAGGGATCTGCTTCCAG GTGCTTGCAGCCATGTTGAATTTCCAGATGAGACTTTCAATGGTGAGGAAACCGATGTCTCTCTAATAACTGGAGCCCTCCGAGCAACACACTTGGTAAAGGCAGACTGGCAGAACAAAGAATCAAGCACATCTCTGATCCACAGGAATGACGCTTTAGCAATTTCCCAGTCACACTCGGCAG CCTCGTTCTTAGCAACTAGGAGCTGGCATGGATTGGAACAGAAACTAGGGGAGACTTCTGTGTCAAAAGCAGTGGAAGGACGGAGGGGGATTGCGATTGCCTATGAGGGAGAGGACACGAGTTGA